The genomic segment GACCTAGGCATCATTGCCAGCGGTCAATTGGCTTTGCACTACTGGATTGCATCCTTCGGCACGGTAGCCTCGTACGCGGCTTCAGCTGGTTTCACCCAAACTGAGCAAGAGCTGAAAGCATCGGTACAAGAAGCCAAACAGGCCGACGACCAACACACCGACATTGCCCAGCAGATTCTGGCTGCGCAATAAGCTGCTCTACCACCCAGTTCTACGCTGGTTAGTAACGAAGCCTAGTCAGCCAGCGGCTGGCTAGGCTTCTCTGTTTGAATTGAAAGCTGCTACTCATCTCCCCGCAAGCACTTGACTTTATACCTATACACTCTACCATAGGCATTTCAAACGGCTTTGCTGCTTGATAAGCAACTAGTTGCCTTCCATGACCTAATGAGTAGCTATAGCCAGCGCCTAATGGCTGCGGAAGCACACTACTTCTACTTGAAAAGCTGAATGGTGTAGTCGCTCAGTTCCATGCCCCCGGCTTGGCCATGGCCGGGTATCAGCACTTTGGTTTTGGGGTAGGTCTGTTTGAGTTTGGTTACGGTCTGCGGCCACGCCTGAACGTTGGCATCTTCCAGGTTTCCTTTGCTGGCTCCCATTTCTTTGATCAGGCAGCCTCCGAACAGGACTTGCTCTTCGGGAAAGTAAGCTACGATGTTGTCTTTGGTATGTCCCTCGCCTAAAAAGTGAGCCACAACCTTTTTACGGCCAACCTTCAATTCCAACCGATCCGTGAAGCCTTGTTGCGGTAAAGTCACCTTGTTTGCCGCGGCGAGTTGAATGGTTGGGTTGTGAGCCACAGAAGGAATACCCTTGGTATGAAACACAGCCAAGCTTCCCAGGCAGTCGGCATGAAAATGAGTGGGAACAACCACTTTAACTTTCGCTTTCAGCTGGGTCTCAGTAAATGCCAATAGCTCAACAGAGGAACTATCATTTGCTGGCGTATCGAATACTATGGCTTCCCCTTCGTCAACCACAACAATGCCATTGCACTCTACTCGACCAAATGTGTTGGTTTGCAGCAAGGAAACGTGCTGATATACATGCGGAGAGACCTGCTTGATTGTAAGCACTTTCGACTGATACACTGTGATGTCCTTGGGCAGTTGGGCCGAGCGACAGCCTAGTACTAAAAACATAAGGCCATATAGGCAGTGCGCTACTTTAACGTTCATGGCTAAGTTCGTTTTGCATTTTGTCTGCCTGCCAAGTGAAACTGGGCCAGCGGGGCGGTTGTAGATGCACCTCGGGAAAAAGGTTGATAGGAACATACGCCGTATGCGTGTCTTTTCCTGTCACGCATACCCTAAACACGTCGGGCAAGTACGGTTCCCGACATTCACTTATCTGCACAACCATCACGCAACCTACCTCTATTGGCTTAGCGTAAATACGGCTACACTTTACAGCCCTAGTTCTTTTGCCGAATTATGCTGGCGCACGTTGTCGAGTCGAGTATACCGGCGAATCATGGCCGATGTCTTATGCTTGGTCTGGTTCATCACTTTGCTATCGTCGGCGCCGTTAAGCTTGGATACCGTCACGAACGAAGCGCGCAGGGAGTGAGCCGTAAACTGACTTCCTAAATACTGTTGCACAATCAGGTTGGTGTATTTCGTGGTCATGCGCCGCGTAGTCAGCTGGTTGTTTTTGCGCATCGACACGAACACCGGACCTTCCGTGCGACTAAGCACCTTGAGCCAGGCTTGTAAGGAACGTATGGGGCAAAGCGCCGAATCGGGGGAGTAAAAGATTGCCTTTTCCTCGGCTTGCCCCAACTGGTTGGTTTTGCTTTGTTGCAAGGTTACCACCAATCCGTCCTCGTCAAAAGCCAGGTCCTCAATGTTGAGAGCTTCCAGTTCCGAACGTCGAAACGCCCCTGTAAAACCCAACAGCAACAAAGCTCGGTTCCGCAAGCCAGCGGGCACGCTCACGTCAATGCTTCTGATGGTGCGCTTGAAGTTGTCGAGGGTAAACGCCGGTGCCTGCTTTTGCCGCGTCTTGATTTCACGGGCAATGCCTTTAAGCAACACCTTGGTTTTCTTATCGGCCGTCGGCGATTCTAGACCAGCCAACTCATGCGCCTTTTTGATAGCGGCCGCATGCCGTTCAATAGTTGCAAACTTTTTTCCCGTGTCGGCCAGTTCCGTTAAGAATCCTGCTAACGCTTCCACCGGTGTCGGCAAGGACGCTAGTTGATGCAACTGGCACCAGGTAGTGAAGCGCTTCCAGTCGCCAGCATAAGCACGCACCGTATTAGCTGCTCCGCGCAGCCCTGACTCAACATACCGTGAGGTCGACTCCACAAGATGCGCCGGTACCTGAACGGCCGTCGTCGATGAAGCAACAGAGAGTTGGGATTTGGTGGCCATATATATAAGGAGTAACGGAGCGAAAAGTAGTTGCTTTTCGTCTGGCTAATGTAAGGAACGATAAGTAAATCTTATCAGTCCTTATCGAACTCGAAAGAGCTCACACCCAACCACCGACGAGTTTAAGCAGTTGATGCAGGAAGACTCTAACTAGGTGAGACGCACACCAGATACTACCCGGCGAAAGCGGTAATTTCGAGTTGTGTATCCGCTTACTCGTCCGCTTGCCCTTCCTGTTCATCAGTTCCAGCCTGACGAGGCCACTGGCAACCGTTCGTTTAACCTGGTGCGCTTGCACAAGGAGCGTATGCACGTGCCCTACATGATGCTGCCGCACCGTAAGGATTATTATCTGCTGTTTTTTGTCTAGCACACCAGCGGCCGACACTAGGTGAATATGCCCCCCTACGAGCACCAGGATGATACGTTGTACTTCACAAATCCTTCCCAGATCCTAGTCAACGAGGAGCTAGCCCCAGCGTAGGGCACCTATCTTTCGGCCAAGAGATGGGGTTGGACTTAAATCCCTGGTAACGATGAAGCACACGAATAGTGCTTACCGGTCGAGTCGGAGGTTTTACCTGATTGTTTGACAACACCCACTGTTCACAGAATCGGTTTCGACTTTTTGCAGAGCGCAAAAAAAGCGCAAGGAATAAGCATCAAATCAATGAGCTTATTCCTTGCGCTAACCTGCGAACAGGTTCAAGCAGTAGCTACTCACTAGCTAGCTCTACATTCTGTTTATTTCACCAAGTTTTTAAAGGCCGAGCCAAAAATTAAATATTGGGTATTGCCGCCAATCGTTCCCTCATTTTGTCCCCAGAAAAATGGCCAGTCGTCATAGTTTTCGAAGTGGTCCGGTTTTCTGAACAATAAGCCTGGCGCAACATTGCCCGGAATAAAGGAGAAGTCAGCCCGGTTGTTGCCGTAAAAGACTGCTTTGGGGCGAGTAGCCCCCACCGTTGCCACCAACGAAAAATTATGGTACGGATGGCAGCCATATAACCAGTTGGCTGCCTTATATGCGTGACTCTCGTCGATGATTTCGGGGAAATATTTGCTAGCAAAGCAGATGGTCGTACCAAAGTTCGTCACGTCTCCGCTACCCGCCCAGTTGCCAAGACCGATAGGTACGCCGTAAGGGTTGTCCTTTTCAAGCCCGCTCAAATACGTGTTGTACTTTACAACGTAGGGCCGTAGCTTTTCTTTGAAGGCTGCATCCAGATGCGGTACCGCATCTAAGGCCGTCAGAAGGAAGATATTAACATTACGGTCGAGGGCTGGCCACAACAATTGTTGGAATCTATCAACGTATTGTTTCTCACCAGTGGAGACATACAACTGAAGATTCGTGGCAATATCGGCTCGTGCGCGCCTGCCTAAACTATCTTGCGGCCGGCTGGCAAGTAGTTCGGTTGATTCTTTCAACAGTCTTTTGGACTGTTTCAATGCCCTGGCTGAAAGGTCATCGTTGTATCCCTTGAGCGCCCGGCTTGCAGCAGCAAACATGGTTGCTGCATCGAGGTCGAGGCTGGGATTACGGCTTGTAAATGCCCACAAGTCATCTTTAACGCCACTTGATCGTCCGTCATTGGCTACTTCGTAAGGGCCTAGTTTGGGATTATATGGAAGGCCATCTGTTAAGGAAGCTGCGTCACCGAGATGGTGGTAATTGTCAAGCACCGAGTTGGAGAGCGTTTGGGTCATGTGGCCAACAATCTCTGCCTGAGCTACCAGGTTCAGGGTTCCGTGCTCGATAAACTGCAAGACGTCTGGCGTTCCATCAGGTCGGTGAAGATCAACATAGCGTTGCTTCTGGTCGACAAAGGTCTGGTCGCGTACTGGCTTAAATGACTCCCACGTCCGGACGAAGTTTTGCACTACGCTAATATTCGACCCGGTTTCAATATCAAAATCCCCCGCATCAAAGAAACCACCCACGTTCAACCCAGGAATCAATTCGAGGGCTTTGTATTTGGTATCGGTGGTTGGCCCTTGCGCATGAAGGTCGAAGTGGTCGGTGTTAGGTGGAGCTTGGCGATACCCTTCTTTGAAGGGCTCGCCATGCCACATTCTGTACGCCTCATTTACCGACATATGATCCATGTGTATCGGGATCCATACGTCACTAGTGGCATCCGTTATCTTGTCGTAGACGTTGTTCTGTATTAAGAAATTGTTTGTTTTAACATTGCCGTACTGGATATAATATATACCGGGAGTTTTAACAGAAGAGAAATCGAATTTCACATAGTTGTATTTATAATAATTACCCCAAGGTGTGATACGGCCGCTAAATACTTTGGTAGCTTGGCCGTCGTCGCCGATTTTATATAAAGTTGAATTTGCCTGTGGTTTGTCTTTTTTGTCGAGTTCAATAACCGCCACTTTTGGTTGCGAAGGCAGATAGCCCACTTGAGAGAAACCAATATTTGGTTCTCGTAGCCAATTAGGAATAGCGTTTGGTTCGATTGTCCAAGTCAACACCTTGCCTGTTTTCCCTGCCGGTAGCAAACTGCGCACTACAAACCAGCCATTTTGGGCCAGCATGCGCCCGTCGAAAAGCATAAGATCGGCCTCCGGCGAAGTGATTTTCACCAGTCGTGCAGGGTCGTCAGGTGCCAGCAAGAACGTACGGCCGGTTTCCAGAGGAAGCGGATCAATATATCGGCCAGTTCCTCGGTCGTCGGCCGTTTTGTACCCCTTGTATTGCTTTGGTTTTTCACTGTTCGGCCGCGTAACGTTGTTCCCTACTACATAGCGCGGGAACCGGTTGTACCGCCCATCCATCAGATAGGCCTTCTGCCAATATTGAGAAGGTAAAAACTCGAGATTAAAGCCGGCACTTCCTTCCAGAGCTTTAGGAACCGGTTTATCCAAGTAAACGGCTATTTCAACGCCCTTACCTTTTGCCGTAACCACTACGCGCGAGTCGAAATTGTACTCTTCATACCTCAGCGCAGCCTCAACGGTTTTCGAGGCACGGTTTACTTTTCGGTCTGATATTTTAGGAACAAGATCCCACTGCTCTGGTGTGTTGGACAGTCTCACCGCGCCACCTTGCACTGTTCTGACGCCATGGTGAATCAGTTCTATCCCGGCGTTCTTCTCATCGTTGAAACCTCCGTTGAAAAGGTTGTTATACACCAGGACATTGACGCCTTGCGTTTCGAAATACTCTAGACTATTAAGTTTCAACTCTTGTCCTAAAGCACAATTGACTGATACCAATAGTAGTACGACAAGGGATAAAATTTTTCGGTTTTTCATGGTTATCAAAAAGATGACGGTGATTTAAAGCGAGGAAGTGGTCCTTTCTCGCTTTGCCTCAAGTATTGCTTAGGAAATGCGTGAGATGACTTCAGAAAATTGAATTACAAACCTTATCACCCCCTTTTGTACCGAGTCCTTTATATGGCATTGCTATCTGGCAGAACCGAGAGTTTGAATCGTCACCTAACGTAAATCAACTTCTCGGACACTCCCTTAAATAAGGCTCCTTGTTTCAAAGTGATGAGAATAGAGTAAGCTAGATTATCCCCTCACCTCTTCTTTCGAACAGGGAAAGAGGGCAAATGACCTCACAGCGACATCTTCCCCAAGGGCTGGAGTAAGCGAAATGATGCTAGTAATGGCCATACGCGGCCCTTCATTCGATGGCGGGCGTAGTCCCTGTCGGGGAAAGCTCCAGGCCGTAGCGGCCAGTTGAGAGTGAAGGCGATACATAAAAGGGGGAATTACAGACTAGGGTGAGGCTGGTAAGGTAGCCAATACGCGAGGAAGGGCGCAAGCCAGCAAGAGCGATTCATTCGATGCGAACGGCAGGAACAAAGGCTCGTGTTTTGAACAATCAGGAGAAGCTGGGGGAACTCCTGCGTTTGCAAACTGCACGCATGGGGCACTGAGGTGGTCAGCTAAAAACGGCCAGTTTGAAGGCGTGAGGTAAGGATCAGAATATCATGAGATGTTGCACCTTGACTACATCCTCGATCTGTTTGCCCTAGAGTTGCCGTTATGGCAAGCAGGGTGTTTGTGTGAAACGCACTGAATCAAACTGTAGTACGGGGCCATTCCCGTCTCACTGATAGAACACAACGCGGCCGACGCCAGTGCGTACTTGTTGAGGTACATCACGTAGAACCATTCCAATGGGGCAAGCAGCATCCTACGCTTTGCAAACCGGTGACCTCGCGCCGGACGGTGTGTTACCCGACGGTTCCCGGTTGTTCGCGTTGCGTGGCCAGCCTGTCATCCTGGCGTTTGCACCCGACGAGTGGAATCCGACGCACGCCCACCAAAGTGCCTTATTCGCGCGTTTATCGCGGGAGTTTGGCAGCGGGGCCGCTTTCATCGATACGGCAGCCGAAACGTGGCATTCGCTGGACTGCCGCGGGACCCTGGCCGCGCAGTTTGGCGTGGCCGGGCAGCGTGCGCTGTTCCTGCTCGATGAGGACGGCGTGGTGCGCTGGAAAACAGTGGTGGCCTCTGGCCAGGAGTTGCGGCCCGGCCAAATACTGGAAGCTCTGGAGGCCTTGAATGCCTCACCCGCTGCTGGTAGTGAGCAAGTATTGGGCGGAGGACTCTCGCGGCGCACCTTTGTTACGGCTACCCTCGCGGCGACGGCCTTGCTGCTACTGCCCGGCTGCGGCAGCAGTTCTTCTGATCTACACTCCTCGGGTGCGGACCCGGCGGCAGTTGAGCGCGGCGACAGCGTAGCCGTGGCACTTACCATTAATGGCCAGCCCCACCGGCTACAGCTGGACCCACGCGTGGCCCTGTTGGATGTCCTGCGGGAAAACCTGCACCTGACTGGCACCAAAAAAGGCTGCGACCACGGCCAGTGTGGTGCCTGCACCGTGCACCTTGATGGGCAGAGTGCTCTTTCGTGCCTAACGCTGGCCGTGATGGCGCAGGGCAAGGAAATTACCACCATCGAAGGGCTAGCGAAAGAAGAAGCGCTGCACCCCATGCAGGCGGCTTTTCTCCAGCACGATGCTTTTCAGTGCGGCTACTGCACCCCTGGTCAGATTATGGCGGCCACGGCTTTGCTCCAAGACCCGCACACCCCCACCGGCTCCGCCGTTGAACTGCGGGAAGCCATGAGTGGCAACCTGTGCCGCTGCGCAGCTTACCCCAACATCATCGCCGCCATTCAGGCCGTCCAGCGGGCGTAACGCCGACTTCGCCTATGCATCCTTTTCAGTACCAACGCGCCGAGAGTATAGCCCAGGCCGTGGCCACCGTCGCCAAGACCCCCACCGCCACGTTCATTGCTGGTGGTACCTCGCACGTCGATTTGATGAAAGAACACGTCCACCAGCCCAGCCTGCTAGTGGACGTGTCGGCTCTGCCGCTCAAGCAGATTACCGCGTTCGAGGGTGGGCTGCGCATTGGCGCGGGCGTTTCCAATACTGCCGCCGCTTACTACCCCACCATCCAGCAACAGTACGCGGCCGTAAGTGAGGCGCTACTGGCGGGAGCCTCGGTGCAGATTCGTAACATGGCCTCTATGGCCGGTAACCCCCTACAGCGCACCCGCTGCCCCTACTTCCGCGACCCTACGCAGGCATGCAATAAGCGCGAACCTGGCAGCGGGTGCGCGGCTATCGGCGGCTACAACCACGTGCACGCCGTGTTTGGGGCTTCTACCGCCTGCGTCGCCACCCATCCCAGCGACCTGGCTGTGGCGTTGGCCGCGCTTGATGCGCGCGTGCAAACAACTGGCCCCCGCGGCCCGCGCACCATTGCCTTTCCCGAGCTGCACCGCCTGCCAGGCGACACGCCCCACCTCGACACGGTGCTCACGCACGGGGAACTGATTACTAGCATCGACTTACCAGCTTTCACGGGCCGCTCGCACTACCTGAAAGTACGGGAACGGGCCTCTTACGCCTACGCGCTAGTGTCGTGCGCCGTAGCGCTGGAAATGGACGGCCCAACGATTCGTCGGGCGCGGCTGGCGCTGGGTGGCGTAGCGCACAAGCCCTGGCGGCTACCGGCAATCGAAGCCATGCTCGTGGGGCAGCAGCCCACTGAAAAACTGTTTCGCACGGCCGCCCAAGCGGCCTTTGCCGACGCTAAACCGCTAGAGCATAACACCTATAAAATCCCGATGGGCCGCAACTTACTAGAACGCGCGCTGCTGGAAACTAGCGGCCTACGGCCGCTGCACGGCCCGGCCGGCACTGCTTTCGCGGCTAGTGTCGGGGGCGTGGCCGGTGAGATGGCCGTGCCCCGTTAACTCCTCCCATCCATTACCTTCTCTTCTCTACTGATGCAAGCCACTGGAAAACCCCTCGACCGCGTAGACGGGCGCCTTAAAGTCACCGGCGCGGCGCGCTACACCGCCGAGTGGGAAGTGCCGGGCCTAGTCTACGGCGCCGTGGTGGACAGCGCCCGAGCGCACGGTATGGTGCGCGCTATTGACACCAGTGTGGCCCGTAAAGCGCCCGGCGTGCTGGCCGTGTTGACCCACGATAATGCCCCCCGGCTGCAGCCCATCCCCAACAAAGTGGGAGGAACCCAGTTCCGGGGCGAAGGCGGCATCACCGAGACCCGCCAGCCCCTGCAAAACGCGGCCGTAGAATACGCCGGCCAGCCCCTGGCCGTGGTGGTGGCCGATACCCATGAACGGGCCCGGTATGCGGCCACGCTAGTGCGCGTTACGTACGACGAGCAGCCGCCGGAGCTGGCTATGGCTTCCGCCAGCCGCCAAACCCAGCCTGAATCATTTCTGGGCAACAAAGAGGAAAAGCTACAGGTAACGATTGGGGACCCCAACACCGCGTTGGCGGCGGCGCCCGTGAAGCTCAAGCAAGTCTACGAATCGGCCATTACCCACCACAACCCCATCGAGCAGTTGGCCACCATTGCGCGCTGGGAAACGCGCAACGGCGCCGACTTCCTCACACTCTACGACACCACGCGCGGGCTGGAAGTGTTGCAGGAAGTGATGGCCACGTCGTTGGGGTTGCCCCAGGAAAGCGTGCATATCATCTGCCCGTTTATCGGCGGCGCGTTTGGGTCCAAAGGATGGTTGTATGCCCCACCGCTGCTCACGGCCATGGCCGCGCGGGTAGTA from the Hymenobacter tibetensis genome contains:
- a CDS encoding cellulase N-terminal Ig-like domain-containing protein, whose translation is MKNRKILSLVVLLLVSVNCALGQELKLNSLEYFETQGVNVLVYNNLFNGGFNDEKNAGIELIHHGVRTVQGGAVRLSNTPEQWDLVPKISDRKVNRASKTVEAALRYEEYNFDSRVVVTAKGKGVEIAVYLDKPVPKALEGSAGFNLEFLPSQYWQKAYLMDGRYNRFPRYVVGNNVTRPNSEKPKQYKGYKTADDRGTGRYIDPLPLETGRTFLLAPDDPARLVKITSPEADLMLFDGRMLAQNGWFVVRSLLPAGKTGKVLTWTIEPNAIPNWLREPNIGFSQVGYLPSQPKVAVIELDKKDKPQANSTLYKIGDDGQATKVFSGRITPWGNYYKYNYVKFDFSSVKTPGIYYIQYGNVKTNNFLIQNNVYDKITDATSDVWIPIHMDHMSVNEAYRMWHGEPFKEGYRQAPPNTDHFDLHAQGPTTDTKYKALELIPGLNVGGFFDAGDFDIETGSNISVVQNFVRTWESFKPVRDQTFVDQKQRYVDLHRPDGTPDVLQFIEHGTLNLVAQAEIVGHMTQTLSNSVLDNYHHLGDAASLTDGLPYNPKLGPYEVANDGRSSGVKDDLWAFTSRNPSLDLDAATMFAAASRALKGYNDDLSARALKQSKRLLKESTELLASRPQDSLGRRARADIATNLQLYVSTGEKQYVDRFQQLLWPALDRNVNIFLLTALDAVPHLDAAFKEKLRPYVVKYNTYLSGLEKDNPYGVPIGLGNWAGSGDVTNFGTTICFASKYFPEIIDESHAYKAANWLYGCHPYHNFSLVATVGATRPKAVFYGNNRADFSFIPGNVAPGLLFRKPDHFENYDDWPFFWGQNEGTIGGNTQYLIFGSAFKNLVK
- a CDS encoding 2Fe-2S iron-sulfur cluster-binding protein yields the protein MGQAASYALQTGDLAPDGVLPDGSRLFALRGQPVILAFAPDEWNPTHAHQSALFARLSREFGSGAAFIDTAAETWHSLDCRGTLAAQFGVAGQRALFLLDEDGVVRWKTVVASGQELRPGQILEALEALNASPAAGSEQVLGGGLSRRTFVTATLAATALLLLPGCGSSSSDLHSSGADPAAVERGDSVAVALTINGQPHRLQLDPRVALLDVLRENLHLTGTKKGCDHGQCGACTVHLDGQSALSCLTLAVMAQGKEITTIEGLAKEEALHPMQAAFLQHDAFQCGYCTPGQIMAATALLQDPHTPTGSAVELREAMSGNLCRCAAYPNIIAAIQAVQRA
- a CDS encoding FAD binding domain-containing protein, encoding MHPFQYQRAESIAQAVATVAKTPTATFIAGGTSHVDLMKEHVHQPSLLVDVSALPLKQITAFEGGLRIGAGVSNTAAAYYPTIQQQYAAVSEALLAGASVQIRNMASMAGNPLQRTRCPYFRDPTQACNKREPGSGCAAIGGYNHVHAVFGASTACVATHPSDLAVALAALDARVQTTGPRGPRTIAFPELHRLPGDTPHLDTVLTHGELITSIDLPAFTGRSHYLKVRERASYAYALVSCAVALEMDGPTIRRARLALGGVAHKPWRLPAIEAMLVGQQPTEKLFRTAAQAAFADAKPLEHNTYKIPMGRNLLERALLETSGLRPLHGPAGTAFAASVGGVAGEMAVPR
- the bla gene encoding subclass B1 metallo-beta-lactamase, which translates into the protein MNVKVAHCLYGLMFLVLGCRSAQLPKDITVYQSKVLTIKQVSPHVYQHVSLLQTNTFGRVECNGIVVVDEGEAIVFDTPANDSSSVELLAFTETQLKAKVKVVVPTHFHADCLGSLAVFHTKGIPSVAHNPTIQLAAANKVTLPQQGFTDRLELKVGRKKVVAHFLGEGHTKDNIVAYFPEEQVLFGGCLIKEMGASKGNLEDANVQAWPQTVTKLKQTYPKTKVLIPGHGQAGGMELSDYTIQLFK
- a CDS encoding tyrosine-type recombinase/integrase is translated as MATKSQLSVASSTTAVQVPAHLVESTSRYVESGLRGAANTVRAYAGDWKRFTTWCQLHQLASLPTPVEALAGFLTELADTGKKFATIERHAAAIKKAHELAGLESPTADKKTKVLLKGIAREIKTRQKQAPAFTLDNFKRTIRSIDVSVPAGLRNRALLLLGFTGAFRRSELEALNIEDLAFDEDGLVVTLQQSKTNQLGQAEEKAIFYSPDSALCPIRSLQAWLKVLSRTEGPVFVSMRKNNQLTTRRMTTKYTNLIVQQYLGSQFTAHSLRASFVTVSKLNGADDSKVMNQTKHKTSAMIRRYTRLDNVRQHNSAKELGL